The Saccharothrix variisporea genome has a segment encoding these proteins:
- a CDS encoding MFS transporter, protein MHDRLFTTRFVLLTAADLGYFTATGVAVYSLPLYVTGPLGGDEAAAGLAFGAFAVSALVLRPFAGVLTDRLGRRPLLVGGALVCAVGMGLTALAGSTAAVVALRLLLGVAEAAFFVAGFAALADLASPTRLGEALSYNSLGLYLGLAFGPPLGEVLVERGGFTWAWLGAAGLGVVAAVLAALIGETRGPREPAPVRLVHRPAIAPSLGFCTSLAAIGGFLTFAALHARDVGLTNTSLPLFVYGIVVVVSRIAFARVPDRLPSLPLAAGALALIACGLVLAAVWTTPPGLVVGTVLLALGVTFTTPAFFSAVFATARRHERGAASGTASAFIDLGLGGGPILLGLVARSAGIPWALAGAGLIALAGCAWTLTLARAAGRGAVAP, encoded by the coding sequence GTGCACGACCGCCTGTTCACCACCAGGTTCGTCCTGCTCACCGCGGCCGACCTGGGCTACTTCACGGCGACCGGCGTGGCCGTCTACTCGCTGCCGCTCTACGTGACGGGACCGTTGGGCGGGGACGAGGCCGCCGCCGGGCTCGCGTTCGGGGCGTTCGCCGTGTCGGCACTGGTGCTGCGACCCTTCGCCGGGGTGCTGACCGATCGGCTCGGCCGGCGTCCGCTGCTGGTCGGCGGGGCGCTGGTGTGCGCGGTGGGCATGGGGTTGACGGCGTTGGCCGGGTCGACGGCGGCCGTGGTCGCGTTGCGGTTGCTGCTCGGGGTGGCGGAGGCGGCGTTCTTCGTGGCGGGGTTCGCGGCGCTGGCCGACCTCGCCTCGCCCACCCGGCTGGGCGAGGCCCTCAGCTACAACTCGCTGGGCCTGTACCTGGGGTTGGCGTTCGGGCCGCCGCTGGGCGAGGTGCTGGTGGAACGCGGCGGGTTCACCTGGGCGTGGCTCGGCGCGGCGGGGCTGGGCGTGGTGGCGGCGGTGCTCGCGGCGTTGATCGGGGAGACCCGCGGCCCGCGCGAGCCGGCCCCGGTGCGGTTGGTCCACCGGCCGGCGATCGCGCCGAGCCTCGGGTTCTGCACGTCGTTGGCGGCGATCGGCGGGTTCCTGACCTTCGCCGCGCTGCACGCCCGGGACGTGGGGCTGACCAACACCAGCCTGCCGCTGTTCGTCTACGGGATCGTCGTGGTGGTCAGCCGGATCGCGTTCGCGCGGGTGCCCGACCGCCTCCCGTCCCTGCCGCTGGCCGCCGGGGCGCTGGCGTTGATCGCGTGCGGGCTGGTCCTCGCGGCGGTGTGGACCACTCCCCCGGGCCTGGTCGTCGGCACGGTGCTGCTGGCGCTGGGGGTCACGTTCACCACGCCCGCGTTCTTCTCGGCCGTGTTCGCCACCGCGCGCCGACATGAACGAGGTGCCGCGTCGGGCACGGCCAGCGCGTTCATCGACCTGGGGTTGGGCGGCGGGCCGATCCTGCTGGGCCTGGTCGCGCGCTCGGCGGGCATCCCGTGGGCGCTGGCCGGCGCGGGGCTGATCGCGCTGGCCGGGTGCGCGTGGACGCTCACGCTCGCGCGCGCTGCCGGTCGTGGTGCCGTCGCGCCTTGA
- a CDS encoding CGNR zinc finger domain-containing protein — protein MLADALRAHDWPERPLDDQPLGTDLLNTRWITGTTWYDVLDHDDLTRAWLTDHGLPADPVPRAELAQTRAAIAAAIADPTTLDALDPLLAHGRLRLTVDAEHPDVADPRWHAPWVCLRDFLRLRAEHPDRIRKCANPDCVLHFVDTSRTGRRQWCSMTVCGNRLKARRHHDRQRARA, from the coding sequence GTGCTCGCCGACGCTCTGCGTGCCCACGACTGGCCCGAACGCCCCCTGGACGACCAACCCCTGGGCACCGACCTCCTCAACACCCGCTGGATCACCGGCACCACCTGGTACGACGTCCTCGACCACGACGACCTCACCCGGGCCTGGCTCACCGACCACGGCCTGCCCGCCGACCCCGTCCCGCGCGCCGAGCTGGCGCAGACCCGCGCCGCGATCGCCGCCGCCATCGCCGACCCGACCACCCTCGACGCCCTCGACCCCCTGCTGGCCCACGGCCGCCTGCGGCTGACCGTCGACGCCGAGCACCCGGACGTGGCGGACCCCCGGTGGCACGCGCCCTGGGTGTGCCTGCGCGACTTCCTGCGGCTGCGCGCCGAGCACCCCGACCGCATCCGCAAGTGCGCCAATCCGGACTGCGTCCTGCACTTCGTGGACACCTCGCGCACGGGCCGCCGCCAGTGGTGCTCGATGACCGTGTGCGGCAACCGCCTCAAGGCGCGACGGCACCACGACCGGCAGCGCGCGCGAGCGTGA
- a CDS encoding alpha/beta fold hydrolase, with translation MTTYHHTDIDGLTVFHREAGHPDAPAIVLLHGFPTSSHMFRGLIPALADRYRVIAPDHIGFGHSSAPSVDEFDYTFDRLTEVTTTLLDRLGVRRHALYIQDYGAPIGLKIASRDPERVSAIITQSGNAYMEGFTPFWEPLFAYATAPGPDTEPAVRALLTEEATRWQYTHGVKDVSRISPDTWAHDQPLLDRPGNAEVQLALFRDYKNNLDAYPAFQQYFRDSQVPLLAVWGRNDEIFGPDGAVAYRRDLPEAEVHLLDAGHFALEDQLDTIAGYARGFLGRVLG, from the coding sequence GTGACCACGTACCACCACACCGACATCGACGGCCTGACCGTGTTCCACCGCGAGGCCGGGCACCCCGACGCGCCCGCGATCGTGCTGCTGCACGGGTTCCCGACCAGCTCGCACATGTTCCGCGGCCTCATCCCGGCGCTGGCCGACCGCTACCGCGTGATCGCGCCCGACCACATCGGCTTCGGGCACAGCTCCGCGCCGTCGGTGGACGAGTTCGACTACACCTTCGACCGGCTGACCGAGGTCACCACGACGCTGCTCGACCGGCTCGGGGTGCGGCGGCACGCGCTCTACATCCAGGACTACGGCGCACCCATCGGCCTGAAGATCGCCTCCCGCGACCCCGAACGGGTCAGCGCGATCATCACCCAATCGGGCAACGCGTACATGGAGGGGTTCACGCCGTTCTGGGAACCGCTCTTCGCCTACGCCACCGCGCCCGGCCCCGACACCGAGCCGGCCGTGCGCGCACTGCTGACCGAGGAGGCCACGCGCTGGCAGTACACCCACGGGGTGAAGGACGTGAGCCGCATCAGCCCCGACACGTGGGCGCACGACCAGCCCCTGCTCGACCGGCCGGGCAACGCGGAGGTGCAGCTGGCGCTGTTCCGGGACTACAAGAACAACCTGGACGCGTACCCGGCGTTCCAGCAGTACTTCCGGGACAGCCAGGTGCCGCTGCTGGCGGTGTGGGGGCGCAACGACGAGATCTTCGGGCCGGACGGGGCGGTCGCGTACCGCCGCGACCTGCCGGAGGCCGAGGTGCACCTGCTCGACGCCGGGCACTTCGCGCTGGAGGACCAGCTGGACACCATCGCCGGGTACGCGCGCGGGTTCCTGGGCCGCGTCCTGGGCTGA